A stretch of Gemmatimonadaceae bacterium DNA encodes these proteins:
- a CDS encoding serine/threonine protein kinase, whose protein sequence is MSDASNPHGAESASATTGAARLRRIRELFDAAVDRDVSEHADLLAQLAPGDAALHAEVMDLLHADSATDVRLASPLDSALARSLSASMSAADDMVGARLGAYELVRLVGRGGMGTVYEAVRVDDQYRKRVAVKLVQQGLDSALALTRFRRERQILANLEHRNIATLLDGGVTADGRPFLVMEFVQGAPLTSWCDQRQATIRERVSLFRQVCAAVQHAHKNLVVHRDIKPGNILVTDDGTVKLLDFGIATLLTVDEDPDMPITRGAARAFTPEYASPEQLRGDVLSTASDVYSLGVVLFELLTGRRPHLVSSRALIDLERAVLETPSPRPSSVIADEVVFARGERSADRLRRRLQGDLDAIALRALAPEVTRRYASVEAIADDLRRFLDNLPVRAQHDWAGYRLGKFLRRNVAAVAASALVVLALIGGVATTTAQARRARLAQLQAEQVSGFLRAILSSVKPATGGRDVPVSEILDSAATRLKVDLADQPLARVDLERVIAASYQSLGRYDDADRHLREALALRRARGRDGVVAILNDLGGVFLSRRDLPGADSVFRIALSLHDSISSAPDTIRALIYDNMGTVAHDRGDLQAAARLHGIALAELQRLLGPTDDRVAIALNNVAVARGDLNDFVVAESLHREVVGIVRRNHPEPNTLVADAENQLAGVLDMQGKTAAAESVFVRVLAQRKSLLGDQHPDYAYTLFSYAMNQMDLKKYQSAISACGQVLAFRGKTIPEAHPSVASCLQTMGRARDQLGDTTGGREALEESLALRRKHLPAGSWLVASSESVLGEHFTNVKDFATAERHLLPAAAVLAEQMSDASPRTQLALARLVALYDAWGKPDRAAQFRKRLTPPRQGAP, encoded by the coding sequence ATGAGTGACGCGTCGAACCCGCACGGTGCGGAGTCGGCAAGTGCCACCACCGGGGCGGCACGCCTTCGTCGGATTCGCGAGTTGTTCGATGCCGCGGTGGATCGGGATGTCAGCGAGCACGCCGACCTGTTGGCGCAACTTGCACCGGGCGATGCGGCGTTGCACGCCGAGGTGATGGACTTGCTGCACGCCGATAGCGCGACGGACGTGCGATTGGCGTCGCCGCTGGACAGCGCGCTGGCACGGTCGTTGTCCGCGTCGATGTCAGCCGCGGACGACATGGTGGGCGCGCGGCTTGGCGCCTACGAGTTGGTGCGATTGGTTGGTCGTGGCGGCATGGGGACGGTCTATGAAGCGGTGCGGGTGGATGATCAGTACCGCAAGCGGGTGGCCGTCAAACTCGTCCAGCAGGGACTGGATTCCGCGTTGGCGCTGACGCGGTTCCGACGCGAGCGACAGATCCTCGCGAATCTCGAACATCGGAATATTGCGACGCTGCTTGACGGGGGTGTGACGGCCGATGGTCGGCCGTTTCTGGTGATGGAGTTTGTACAAGGCGCTCCACTGACGAGTTGGTGCGATCAGCGCCAGGCGACGATCCGTGAGCGCGTGTCGCTGTTTCGACAGGTGTGCGCGGCCGTGCAACACGCACACAAGAATCTGGTCGTGCATCGGGACATCAAACCCGGCAACATCCTGGTGACCGACGACGGTACCGTCAAGCTGCTGGATTTCGGGATTGCGACCCTCCTCACGGTTGATGAGGATCCCGACATGCCGATCACGCGAGGCGCCGCACGCGCCTTCACCCCGGAATACGCGAGCCCGGAGCAACTGCGCGGCGACGTCCTTTCCACCGCCAGCGATGTGTACTCGCTGGGCGTCGTGTTGTTCGAACTGCTCACGGGGCGGCGACCGCATCTGGTGAGCAGCCGCGCGCTGATCGATCTCGAGCGCGCCGTGCTGGAAACGCCATCCCCACGCCCCAGCAGCGTCATTGCCGACGAGGTAGTGTTCGCGCGCGGCGAACGGTCGGCTGATCGCCTGCGTCGGCGACTGCAGGGTGACCTGGACGCGATTGCGCTGCGGGCGCTCGCCCCGGAAGTCACGCGCCGATATGCGTCGGTTGAAGCCATCGCCGATGATCTGCGCCGGTTCCTCGACAACCTGCCCGTGCGCGCGCAGCACGACTGGGCCGGCTATCGCCTGGGCAAGTTCCTGCGACGCAATGTCGCGGCAGTCGCAGCGTCGGCGCTGGTGGTCCTGGCGCTGATCGGCGGTGTGGCCACGACCACCGCGCAGGCGCGGCGTGCCCGGTTGGCGCAGCTGCAGGCCGAGCAGGTGAGTGGTTTCCTGCGCGCGATCCTGAGCTCGGTGAAGCCGGCCACTGGCGGTCGCGATGTCCCGGTCTCGGAGATCCTCGACTCGGCGGCGACGCGACTGAAGGTCGACCTGGCCGATCAACCGCTGGCCCGGGTGGACCTTGAGCGCGTCATCGCGGCGAGCTATCAGTCGCTGGGGCGCTATGACGATGCGGACCGTCATCTGCGCGAGGCGTTGGCGCTGCGCCGCGCGCGCGGCCGCGACGGTGTCGTGGCCATCCTGAACGATCTCGGTGGCGTATTCCTGAGTCGTCGTGACTTGCCGGGCGCCGACTCGGTCTTTCGCATTGCGCTGTCGTTGCATGACTCCATCTCGTCCGCACCCGACACCATCCGTGCCCTGATCTATGACAACATGGGAACGGTGGCGCACGACCGTGGCGACCTGCAGGCAGCCGCGCGACTGCATGGCATCGCGCTGGCCGAGTTGCAGCGACTGCTGGGTCCGACGGACGACAGGGTGGCCATTGCGTTGAACAACGTGGCCGTGGCGCGAGGCGATCTGAATGACTTTGTCGTCGCCGAGTCGCTGCATCGCGAGGTGGTCGGGATCGTGCGTCGCAATCACCCGGAACCCAACACGCTGGTGGCGGACGCGGAAAACCAACTGGCTGGTGTGCTCGACATGCAGGGCAAGACCGCCGCCGCCGAGAGCGTGTTCGTTCGCGTGCTCGCACAGCGCAAATCACTGCTGGGAGACCAGCATCCGGACTACGCGTACACGTTGTTCAGTTACGCGATGAATCAGATGGACTTGAAGAAGTATCAGAGTGCGATTTCGGCCTGCGGGCAAGTGCTGGCATTCCGCGGCAAGACGATACCCGAGGCGCACCCGTCGGTGGCGTCCTGTTTGCAGACCATGGGGCGCGCCAGGGATCAGTTGGGCGATACCACAGGTGGCCGGGAGGCGCTGGAAGAAAGTCTGGCGTTGCGCCGGAAGCACCTGCCGGCAGGCAGTTGGCTGGTGGCGAGCTCCGAAAGCGTATTGGGTGAGCACTTCACCAACGTGAAGGACTTCGCGACGGCGGAGCGTCACCTGTTGCCAGCCGCGGCCGTGCTGGCCGAGCAAATGAGTGATGCGTCTCCGCGAACGCAGTTGGCCCTCGCGCGTCTCGTCGCGCTCTACGACGCGTGGGGGAAACCGGATCGCGCGGCCCAGTTCCGGAAGCGTCTGACGCCCCCAAGGCAGGGCGCACCGTGA
- a CDS encoding sigma-70 family RNA polymerase sigma factor, whose translation MSDAPVTDHVVTRLLDQARHGDRAAIDQLLPLVYAELHVIAERHMARERDDHTLQPTALVHEAYVRLAHGAAIDASGRLHFLRLASQVMRRVLVDHARARQAAKRGGMLLVTLDESAAGHETPLLDLLALDDALTRLAEAEPRWAEVVALRFFAGLEITEIAETMEISTATVKRDWRFARAWLARALDGAPVSPDRPDE comes from the coding sequence ATGAGCGACGCACCCGTCACGGATCATGTGGTCACGCGACTGCTCGACCAGGCGCGTCATGGTGATCGCGCGGCGATCGACCAACTGCTGCCGCTGGTGTATGCGGAGCTGCATGTCATCGCGGAACGTCACATGGCGCGCGAACGCGACGACCACACCCTGCAGCCAACGGCGCTGGTGCATGAGGCGTATGTGCGTCTGGCGCACGGGGCGGCGATCGATGCGAGCGGTCGGCTGCATTTCCTGCGCCTCGCGTCACAAGTGATGCGACGCGTGCTGGTTGATCACGCCCGTGCGCGTCAGGCGGCCAAGCGTGGTGGCATGTTGCTGGTCACGTTGGACGAATCGGCCGCCGGGCACGAGACGCCACTGCTCGACCTGCTGGCGCTCGACGATGCGCTCACGCGTCTCGCCGAGGCCGAGCCACGATGGGCTGAGGTCGTGGCATTGCGGTTCTTCGCGGGGCTCGAGATCACGGAGATCGCCGAGACGATGGAGATCTCGACCGCCACCGTGAAACGGGACTGGCGCTTCGCTCGCGCGTGGCTGGCGCGCGCGCTGGACGGGGCGCCGGTGTCCCCGGATCGCCCGGATGAGTGA
- a CDS encoding phosphotransferase family protein: MVDHDEDTIDVRVEEAIDRDALRTWLAAVVPEIVPAGAQLEVRQFPSGFSNLTYRVTLRAEDGARAYVLRRPPRGVKAGSAHDVGREHDLLAALHPLGVPVPRAIARCDRPDVIGAPFYLMEFVDGVILRGAVPSDLPRDADAASATLAQLSHTFVATLSLVHAVDVSSGPLAALGRPEGYVQRQVDGWTRRWHASRTDHVPDLDRVAHWLAAHRPPDRGATLIHNDFKFDNLVLDRATMRRVVAILDWEMATIGDPLMDLGTALAYWVEAGDAPVFKMLGLGVTALPGALSRARVVEAYGAASSRDVSDAAFYYAFGLFKVAVIAQQIYARHVQGLTADPRFATLGTVVAALGGAAADVTTTRVI, from the coding sequence ATGGTTGACCACGACGAGGACACGATTGACGTTCGCGTGGAGGAAGCCATCGATCGCGACGCGTTGCGCACGTGGCTGGCCGCTGTGGTGCCTGAGATCGTTCCGGCGGGCGCGCAGCTTGAGGTGCGTCAGTTCCCGTCGGGATTCTCCAATTTGACGTATCGCGTCACGCTCCGCGCCGAAGACGGCGCGCGCGCCTATGTCCTGCGTCGACCGCCACGCGGAGTGAAGGCCGGCAGTGCCCACGATGTCGGTCGGGAACACGACTTACTGGCGGCGCTGCATCCGCTGGGTGTGCCGGTGCCGCGGGCCATCGCGCGCTGCGACCGGCCGGACGTCATTGGGGCACCGTTCTACCTGATGGAGTTCGTCGATGGGGTCATCCTGCGCGGTGCCGTGCCGTCCGATTTGCCGCGCGATGCCGATGCGGCGTCGGCCACCCTGGCGCAGCTCTCGCACACGTTCGTCGCGACTCTGTCGCTCGTGCACGCGGTGGACGTGAGCAGCGGACCGCTTGCGGCGCTGGGACGCCCCGAGGGCTACGTACAGCGTCAGGTGGATGGATGGACGCGGCGCTGGCATGCCTCGCGTACCGACCACGTGCCGGACCTCGATCGCGTGGCGCACTGGCTGGCCGCCCATCGACCGCCGGATCGCGGGGCCACGCTGATTCACAACGATTTCAAGTTCGACAATCTCGTGCTCGACCGCGCGACGATGCGTCGCGTCGTGGCCATTCTCGATTGGGAAATGGCCACCATCGGTGATCCCCTGATGGACCTCGGCACGGCGCTGGCCTACTGGGTCGAGGCCGGCGACGCGCCGGTGTTCAAGATGCTGGGGCTGGGAGTGACCGCGCTCCCTGGGGCCCTTTCGCGCGCGAGGGTGGTTGAAGCGTACGGGGCCGCGAGTAGTCGCGATGTGAGCGATGCGGCGTTCTACTATGCGTTCGGCCTGTTCAAGGTGGCCGTCATCGCGCAACAGATCTATGCGCGCCATGTGCAGGGTTTGACGGCCGATCCGCGCTTCGCCACGTTGGGCACCGTGGTCGCCGCGCTGGGCGGCGCCGCGGCGGATGTCACCACCACGCGGGTCATCTGA
- a CDS encoding acyl-CoA dehydrogenase family protein has product MSHGTVVAPEELELLLATARAFVRNELVPREAELFRASWSTAEPILEGLREQARALGLWAPFLPEAFGGVDLPLDAYARLLEVLGWTPFGHYVCNCQAPDVGNMELLLQFGTDAQQAQFLAPLARGAIRSCFAMTEPEHAGSNPTVMSTRAVRDGDEFVISGHKWFTSSADGASFAVVMAVTDPDATAPHQRASQLLVPLPSPGYTLVRNISVMGEAGGGWASHAEVRFDEVRVPATNLLGPQGAGFALAQERLGPGRIHHCMRWIGICERAFDLMCRHAVSRELGAGEALASKQAVQFWIADSRIEIHAARLMVLDAAAKIARAGQEAAREEIAYIKVFVANTLQRVLDRAIQAHGALGMTDDTPLAWWYRHERAARIYDGADEVHKTVIARRALKPYASARGPRG; this is encoded by the coding sequence ATGAGTCACGGCACCGTCGTGGCTCCCGAGGAGCTTGAGTTGCTGCTGGCCACGGCGCGGGCGTTCGTGCGCAATGAACTCGTGCCGCGGGAAGCGGAATTGTTTCGCGCCTCGTGGAGCACGGCGGAGCCGATCCTTGAGGGGCTTCGGGAGCAGGCGCGCGCGCTGGGGCTCTGGGCGCCGTTTCTGCCCGAGGCATTCGGGGGCGTCGATCTGCCGCTGGACGCGTATGCGCGCCTGTTGGAAGTGCTCGGATGGACCCCGTTCGGGCACTACGTCTGCAATTGTCAGGCACCGGACGTGGGCAACATGGAGCTGCTGCTGCAGTTCGGCACGGACGCACAGCAGGCGCAGTTTCTCGCGCCGCTGGCGCGCGGTGCCATTCGCAGCTGTTTTGCGATGACCGAGCCGGAACATGCCGGTTCGAACCCCACCGTGATGTCGACCCGCGCCGTCCGTGATGGCGATGAGTTCGTGATCAGCGGACACAAGTGGTTCACCTCAAGCGCGGACGGTGCGTCCTTCGCGGTCGTCATGGCCGTGACCGATCCGGACGCCACGGCGCCGCATCAACGAGCGAGTCAGCTACTCGTGCCGCTGCCATCGCCTGGCTACACGCTTGTTCGCAATATCTCCGTAATGGGCGAGGCCGGTGGCGGTTGGGCCAGCCACGCCGAAGTGCGATTCGACGAGGTGCGTGTGCCGGCGACCAACCTGCTGGGGCCGCAAGGTGCCGGCTTCGCCCTGGCGCAGGAACGGCTCGGTCCAGGGCGCATCCATCATTGCATGCGCTGGATCGGCATCTGCGAACGCGCATTCGACCTGATGTGTCGACACGCCGTCTCGCGCGAGCTTGGCGCCGGTGAAGCGCTGGCCAGCAAGCAGGCGGTCCAGTTCTGGATTGCGGACTCGCGTATCGAGATCCATGCCGCGCGACTCATGGTACTCGACGCCGCCGCAAAGATCGCGCGGGCCGGGCAGGAGGCGGCACGCGAGGAGATCGCCTATATCAAGGTGTTCGTCGCCAATACCCTGCAACGAGTGCTCGACCGTGCCATTCAGGCGCACGGCGCGCTTGGCATGACCGATGATACGCCGCTGGCATGGTGGTATCGTCACGAGCGGGCGGCGCGCATTTACGACGGTGCTGACGAAGTGCACAAGACGGTGATCGCCCGACGCGCGCTGAAGCCGTACGCGTCGGCGCGCGGACCGCGCGGCTGA
- a CDS encoding SDR family oxidoreductase: MHEPLVPPNADALARLRLDGKVAIVTGGTRGIGLAIATTLARAGAKVAISSRKPEHVDAAVKALKAEGHDVIGIVAHIGKAADAHAVAARTVEHFDGIDIIVNNAATNPIFGPLQQAGDEAFDKIFSVNVKGPLELCRTAHTVMAQRGGGAIVNIASIGGVSPEAGLGLYSMSKAALISLTKVMAQEWGADGIRANVICPGLIKTKFSQALWQDAHISNQVLGHQPIRRIGTPSDVSGLALFLASDAAAYCTGSVYMADGGYLS; this comes from the coding sequence ATGCACGAACCGCTTGTCCCTCCCAACGCTGATGCGCTCGCCCGGCTGCGACTCGATGGCAAGGTGGCCATCGTGACCGGCGGTACCCGCGGGATCGGTCTGGCCATCGCGACCACATTGGCCCGCGCTGGTGCCAAAGTCGCCATTTCCAGCCGCAAGCCGGAGCATGTGGACGCCGCGGTGAAAGCGCTGAAAGCCGAGGGGCATGATGTGATCGGCATCGTGGCCCATATAGGCAAGGCGGCCGATGCCCATGCGGTGGCGGCGCGCACCGTCGAGCATTTCGATGGGATCGACATCATCGTGAACAATGCGGCAACCAATCCCATCTTCGGCCCCTTGCAGCAGGCCGGCGACGAAGCGTTTGACAAGATCTTCAGTGTGAACGTGAAGGGTCCGCTCGAACTGTGCCGGACGGCGCACACGGTCATGGCGCAGCGCGGTGGCGGCGCCATCGTCAACATCGCCAGCATCGGCGGCGTTTCGCCCGAGGCCGGCCTCGGCCTGTATAGCATGAGCAAGGCGGCGCTGATTTCGCTCACCAAGGTGATGGCGCAGGAGTGGGGCGCCGATGGCATTCGCGCCAACGTCATTTGCCCCGGGCTGATCAAGACGAAGTTCAGCCAGGCGCTCTGGCAGGACGCGCACATCTCGAATCAAGTCTTGGGCCACCAGCCGATTCGACGCATCGGCACGCCATCGGATGTGTCCGGCCTGGCGCTGTTTCTTGCCTCGGACGCCGCGGCGTACTGCACGGGCAGCGTGTACATGGCCGATGGCGGGTATCTCTCATGA
- a CDS encoding bifunctional metallophosphatase/5'-nucleotidase, with translation MTPLRRCPRQWMPFVIVGIAVVWMAACGRSRGAARPGQTLGVAPTTVRMLLVNDVYVTDTLRDGSGGLARVAAIRDSIEQATGAPVLFVLAGDVLSPSVLGKWYGGAQMVEAFNAARLDYATLGNHEFDGSRSNLVARVGESKFRWLSGNCGESSGAPFASVRGWDTLHLGGVKIGIIGTTVQVTYPSYVRCRNADSATTALVDTATAAGAELIVALTHRFMREDSLTLETEPRIAAILGGHDHDGRHLVRDGRVLVKAVSNSRTAVLVTFTRAGTRWVARDRVFLIGPGMRDEPKTAAVVARWRDSLSRRLGPDRMLGVAPVAINAIDSISKRESPFGNLIADAMRLGTRADVAMINSGALRFDDIMPAGPITSLMIEGIFLFADETRAVTFPISGARLRALLEVGVGLGGLANGPYPQVSGVQFGFDAGRPSGARIVGELRRTDGRVLTATDIVQLTFVTYPACRGGDGYRIPEAAAACAAIERNPTSSPRTADLVIRHLDAMNGRIVAPPIGRVTRLDR, from the coding sequence ATGACGCCGCTCCGACGATGTCCCCGGCAGTGGATGCCCTTCGTCATCGTCGGCATCGCGGTCGTGTGGATGGCGGCGTGCGGGCGGAGCCGTGGCGCGGCTCGCCCGGGCCAGACACTTGGTGTGGCACCGACCACGGTGCGGATGCTGCTGGTGAATGACGTGTATGTCACCGACACGCTGCGAGATGGAAGCGGCGGCTTGGCGCGCGTGGCGGCCATCCGCGATTCCATCGAGCAGGCGACCGGCGCGCCGGTGCTGTTCGTGCTGGCGGGCGACGTGCTCTCGCCCAGCGTGCTGGGCAAATGGTACGGCGGCGCCCAGATGGTGGAAGCGTTCAACGCGGCGCGCCTGGACTATGCGACACTGGGCAACCATGAGTTCGACGGGTCGCGGTCCAATCTGGTGGCCCGCGTTGGTGAGTCGAAATTCCGTTGGCTGTCGGGCAACTGCGGTGAGTCGAGCGGGGCACCGTTCGCGTCGGTACGCGGATGGGATACGTTGCATCTGGGCGGCGTGAAGATCGGCATCATCGGCACGACGGTGCAGGTGACCTACCCGTCGTATGTGCGATGCCGCAACGCCGACAGCGCGACGACGGCGCTGGTGGACACGGCGACGGCCGCCGGGGCGGAGTTGATCGTCGCGCTGACGCACCGCTTCATGCGAGAGGATTCGCTCACGCTGGAAACGGAGCCGCGCATCGCGGCCATTCTTGGGGGGCATGATCACGATGGCCGGCATCTGGTGCGCGACGGCCGGGTCTTGGTCAAGGCGGTTTCGAATTCCCGGACGGCGGTCCTCGTGACCTTCACGCGCGCCGGCACGCGCTGGGTTGCGCGCGACCGCGTCTTCCTGATCGGGCCGGGCATGCGTGACGAACCGAAAACGGCGGCTGTCGTTGCGCGCTGGCGCGATTCATTGTCGCGTCGCCTCGGGCCCGACCGCATGCTGGGAGTGGCCCCGGTCGCCATCAATGCGATCGATTCCATCTCCAAACGCGAGAGTCCCTTTGGAAATCTGATTGCCGACGCGATGCGTCTTGGCACGCGCGCCGACGTGGCCATGATCAATTCCGGTGCGCTGCGCTTCGATGATATCATGCCGGCCGGGCCGATCACCTCGCTCATGATCGAGGGCATCTTCCTTTTCGCCGATGAAACGCGGGCCGTAACGTTTCCGATCTCCGGCGCGCGACTGCGCGCGCTGCTCGAGGTGGGTGTCGGTCTCGGCGGATTGGCGAATGGGCCGTATCCGCAGGTGAGCGGGGTGCAGTTCGGGTTTGATGCCGGACGGCCGAGTGGGGCGCGCATTGTGGGTGAACTGCGGCGAACCGACGGGCGTGTGCTGACCGCCACCGATATCGTGCAGCTGACGTTCGTGACGTATCCCGCGTGTCGTGGCGGTGACGGGTACCGAATTCCTGAAGCGGCGGCGGCCTGCGCCGCGATCGAACGCAACCCGACGTCGTCACCGCGCACGGCCGACCTGGTCATTCGACATCTGGACGCGATGAACGGACGCATCGTGGCGCCACCAATCGGACGAGTAACCCGCCTGGACCGGTAG
- a CDS encoding 4-hydroxy-3-methylbut-2-enyl diphosphate reductase: MADTAPAPTGAATGDGAYVRKGFGLKAEVQDTLAADYTGALVDLLRARDFTLASGETTVRLAREFGFCYGVERAVDYAYQTRRKFPDRRIFLAGEIIHNPHVNAKLREMGVVFLPPSGKGFDYSAVRTPDVVILPAFGVTIQDFQALRELGCVVVDTTCGSVLNVWKRVEVYARDGFTSLIHGKYYHEETRATASQVEKYQGGQYLIVRDMTEAEMVMDFIEAKAGREPTRRALSREAFLERFAKAASDHFDPDLHLDRIGVANQTTMLARESLAIGAAVGEAMSRAYGPSHRSEHFRTFDTICSATQDRQDAVVELLEEKLDLMIVVGGYNSSNTISLAALCAERVPTFHIADPDEIDVPQNRVRHRLIGPHHVEAEQDQWLATTGPLRVGITAGASTPNNKIGEAVARVFAIRGIDPTSIV; this comes from the coding sequence ATGGCTGATACCGCACCCGCGCCGACAGGCGCTGCCACTGGCGATGGCGCCTATGTGCGCAAAGGCTTCGGTCTCAAGGCCGAGGTTCAGGACACCCTCGCGGCGGACTACACCGGTGCGCTGGTGGACCTGCTCCGCGCACGCGACTTCACGCTCGCATCGGGCGAGACGACTGTGCGTCTGGCGCGCGAGTTCGGGTTTTGCTACGGCGTCGAACGCGCCGTCGACTACGCGTACCAGACTCGCCGCAAGTTTCCCGACCGCCGCATTTTCCTGGCGGGTGAGATCATTCACAACCCGCATGTGAATGCCAAGCTCCGCGAGATGGGGGTGGTGTTCCTGCCCCCAAGTGGCAAGGGGTTCGACTATTCGGCGGTGCGCACGCCGGATGTCGTCATCCTCCCCGCGTTTGGTGTGACCATCCAGGATTTTCAGGCGTTGCGTGAACTGGGATGCGTGGTGGTGGACACGACCTGCGGATCGGTGTTGAACGTGTGGAAGCGCGTTGAGGTGTACGCGCGGGACGGCTTCACGTCACTGATTCACGGCAAGTACTATCACGAAGAGACGCGCGCGACCGCGTCACAAGTCGAGAAGTATCAGGGTGGCCAGTATCTCATCGTGCGGGACATGACGGAAGCCGAGATGGTCATGGATTTCATCGAGGCGAAAGCGGGCCGGGAGCCGACGCGTCGGGCGCTGAGCCGCGAGGCGTTTCTGGAACGTTTTGCGAAGGCCGCATCCGACCATTTCGATCCGGACCTGCATCTGGATCGCATCGGCGTCGCCAACCAGACCACCATGCTGGCGCGAGAGTCGCTGGCCATCGGTGCGGCCGTGGGTGAGGCGATGTCCCGCGCCTACGGCCCATCGCATCGCAGCGAGCATTTTCGCACGTTTGACACGATCTGCAGTGCCACGCAGGATCGACAGGACGCGGTGGTTGAACTCCTGGAAGAGAAACTGGACTTGATGATCGTGGTGGGTGGCTACAATTCCAGCAACACGATCTCCCTCGCGGCGTTGTGCGCCGAACGGGTGCCGACCTTCCACATCGCCGATCCTGATGAGATCGACGTGCCGCAGAATCGCGTGCGGCACCGTCTCATCGGTCCGCACCATGTCGAAGCGGAGCAGGACCAGTGGCTCGCGACCACCGGGCCACTTCGCGTGGGGATCACGGCGGGCGCGAGCACGCCGAACAACAAGATCGGAGAAGCGGTGGCACGCGTGTTCGCCATCCGCGGGATCGATCCGACGTCCATCGTGTAG
- a CDS encoding acyl-CoA thioesterase: protein MPSPQPFLVSDRVRWADVDFVRIMRFSAFTRLIEVAEQELMRAAGLPYTTIFDAPAIYLPRRQLSIEYFAPARLDDELSLVTFVSRVGESSLTFNVDVWASAHGTLIASASMVVVCVAVETFAKQRLPDAIRDAVAPWVCSTEAARAWMRPAV from the coding sequence ATGCCCTCTCCCCAGCCGTTTCTGGTGTCCGACCGCGTGCGTTGGGCCGACGTCGACTTCGTGCGCATCATGCGCTTCAGCGCGTTCACGCGATTGATTGAGGTGGCGGAGCAGGAACTGATGCGCGCAGCCGGGTTGCCCTACACGACCATCTTCGACGCGCCGGCGATCTACCTGCCCCGACGGCAGTTGAGCATCGAATATTTTGCGCCGGCGCGACTCGATGACGAGCTGTCGCTGGTCACGTTTGTGTCACGGGTGGGCGAGAGCTCGTTGACGTTCAACGTCGATGTGTGGGCCTCGGCACACGGGACGCTGATCGCGTCGGCGTCGATGGTGGTCGTTTGCGTCGCCGTGGAGACCTTCGCCAAGCAGCGCCTGCCGGATGCGATTCGCGACGCGGTGGCACCGTGGGTCTGCTCGACCGAGGCGGCACGCGCCTGGATGCGTCCCGCCGTGTGA
- a CDS encoding universal stress protein, protein MYKTILVPVDGSDFSARALPVAVELARRTGAMVHLALVHDPSAFIPFVPGEVAVPLYDSAMVRERREADQAILDRTVAALTASGVRVTGVLLEGTVIESLVEYGQQVASELTVMTTHGRGGFARLRLGSVATAYLTRSTTPVLLVHGAGGDAGNPSLPALPSGTLLCPLDGSPFAEQILPHAAGFADACGMRLKLFSVTTPHAVAMAPFATESLLADPTVLEQEEHDRAAYLTRLAAGTAPGTLTNAVTDMAVGRAILEEAAASHAGAIAMATHGRSGIARVVLGSVADEVIRHSSLPLLVYRPGASK, encoded by the coding sequence ATGTACAAGACCATTCTCGTTCCGGTGGACGGCTCTGACTTCAGCGCTCGCGCGTTGCCGGTGGCCGTCGAACTCGCGCGCCGAACCGGCGCCATGGTGCATCTCGCGCTGGTGCATGATCCCAGCGCGTTTATCCCGTTCGTTCCCGGCGAAGTCGCCGTGCCCCTCTACGATTCGGCCATGGTGCGCGAGCGGCGTGAGGCGGATCAGGCCATTCTCGATCGAACGGTCGCCGCACTGACCGCGTCGGGAGTGCGGGTCACCGGCGTTCTGCTTGAAGGCACCGTGATCGAGTCGCTCGTTGAATACGGACAGCAGGTGGCGTCGGAACTCACCGTGATGACCACCCATGGTCGCGGCGGATTTGCCCGCCTCCGTCTGGGAAGTGTGGCGACGGCGTATCTCACCCGGTCCACCACGCCGGTGCTGCTCGTGCATGGCGCAGGCGGCGACGCCGGGAACCCCTCCCTGCCCGCCCTTCCGAGCGGCACCTTGCTGTGCCCGCTTGATGGTTCGCCGTTTGCCGAACAGATCCTGCCCCATGCCGCTGGCTTTGCCGACGCGTGCGGGATGCGCCTCAAGCTCTTCAGCGTGACGACCCCGCACGCCGTGGCGATGGCACCGTTTGCGACCGAGTCGCTGTTGGCCGACCCAACCGTGCTCGAACAGGAAGAACATGACCGCGCAGCGTATCTCACGCGTCTCGCCGCCGGGACTGCCCCGGGAACTTTGACCAATGCGGTCACCGACATGGCCGTCGGGCGTGCCATTCTCGAGGAAGCGGCGGCCAGTCACGCGGGTGCCATCGCCATGGCCACGCACGGGCGCAGTGGGATCGCCCGGGTGGTATTGGGAAGCGTGGCGGACGAGGTGATTCGACACTCGTCGTTGCCACTCCTGGTCTATCGACCCGGAGCGTCGAAGTAG